From a single Acidobacteriota bacterium genomic region:
- a CDS encoding FkbM family methyltransferase codes for MATPIKNVFYGALDAVTLYRGVPRTIGSERVLFPAKWSRYYESDYEPETFRFFRANLKPGDTVLDIGAHIGLFSVVTSRLVGETGKVYAFEPTPFTRGVLGEVVKLNGCDQNVEIRPEAVSDKKGTAYFFDTGTEVSNANSLVETGRSKEKIEVPMISVDQFVSERGLTVNCLKIDVEGAELDLLKGARKVLTEQRPVARLGLHPEFMAANGHTLEMIWDLVKHYRYRPDYNGSAITKQEFCSQPTLFDVNLFPIQ; via the coding sequence ATGGCGACGCCAATTAAAAACGTTTTCTATGGAGCGCTCGACGCGGTAACGCTTTATCGCGGCGTTCCCCGAACGATCGGCAGCGAACGCGTGCTGTTTCCTGCAAAGTGGAGCAGGTATTATGAATCTGATTATGAGCCGGAGACGTTTCGATTTTTTAGGGCGAATCTAAAGCCGGGCGATACTGTTCTCGATATCGGCGCCCATATTGGTTTGTTTTCGGTCGTTACGTCGAGACTGGTTGGCGAGACGGGTAAGGTCTATGCATTTGAACCGACTCCGTTTACGCGAGGCGTCCTCGGTGAAGTTGTAAAGTTGAATGGCTGCGACCAAAACGTTGAGATCCGTCCCGAGGCGGTTTCGGATAAGAAAGGAACTGCCTACTTTTTCGATACTGGTACGGAGGTTTCGAATGCCAATTCACTCGTTGAAACCGGTCGCAGCAAAGAGAAGATCGAGGTCCCGATGATCTCGGTCGATCAGTTCGTTTCGGAAAGAGGCCTCACCGTCAATTGCTTGAAGATCGACGTCGAAGGAGCGGAGCTAGATCTTTTGAAAGGAGCACGGAAAGTCTTGACCGAGCAACGGCCTGTCGCGAGACTAGGTTTGCATCCGGAGTTCATGGCCGCAAATGGGCACACGCTTGAGATGATCTGGGACCTAGTTAAACATTACAGATACCGGCCCGACTACAATGGCTCAGCGATCACGAAACAGGAATTCTGTTCGCAGCCAACTCTTTTCGACGTAAACCTTTTCCCGATTCAATAA